The Opisthocomus hoazin isolate bOpiHoa1 chromosome 20, bOpiHoa1.hap1, whole genome shotgun sequence genome window below encodes:
- the VTN gene encoding vitronectin, whose translation MRLLFPALVLALLATTRAAEDSCEGRCDSGFDAQHKCQCDALCVYYQSCCSDYSTVCKAKVTRGDVFALPEDDYLDYNLTVELGTVESTEAAPTELPTLLLPAQPTLETTPGPEEMLTDVPVEQVPSTTPDVFEEQEPVEEPEELCSGKPFDAFTNLKNGSIYAFRGKYFYELDETSVQPGYPKLISDVWGIEGPIDAAFTRINCQGKTYLFKGSQYWRFDDGTLDPGYPRDISEGFEGIPNSVDAAFALPAHSYHGNERVYFFKDKHYWSYDFAHQPTQADCEKSSPSAVFNHYAFLNRDSWEDVFQILFGSRMTGASRPRYISKDWRGVPSRLDAAMAGRIYVASQQPRRRKSRRQRKRYKSHRSLHLGFWSWLKNDSDSAGVESDWLSGSQCETLQSVYFFVGDQYYRVNLRTKRVDLVQPRYPRSIAQYWLGCPQPGEDSV comes from the exons ATGAGACTCCTCTTCCCGGCCCTCGTGCTGGCCCTCCTCGCCACCACCCGTGCTGCTGAAG ACTCCTGCGAGGGCCGCTGTGACAGTGGCTTCGACGCGCAGCACAAGTGCCAGTGTGACGCCCTCTGCGTGTACTACCAGAGCTGCTGCAGCGACTACTCCACTGTCTGCAAAGCCAAAG TGACCCGGGGAGATGTGTTTGCCTTGCCGGAGGACGACTACCTTGACTACAACCTCACCGTCGAGCTGGGCACGGTAGAGAGCACCGAGGCAGCCCCCACAGAACTGCCCACATTGCTGTTGCCGGCGCAGCCCACGCTGGAGACCACGCCAGGTCCCGAGGAGATGCTGACGGACGTGCCGGTGGAGCAGGTGCCCAGTACCACACCAGATGTGTTTGAGGAGCAGGAACCCGTGGAGGAGCCTGAGGAGCTGTGCAGTGGGAAACCTTTTGATGCCTTCACCAACCTGAAGAACGGCTCCATTTACGCTTTCCGAG gGAAGTACTTCTACGAGCTGGACGAGACAAGCGTGCAGCCTGGCTACCCCAAGCTCATCAGTGACGTCTGGGGCATCGAGGGCCCCATCGACGCAGCCTTCACCCGCATCAACTGCCAGGGCAAGACTTACCTGTTCAAG GGCAGCCAGTACTGGCGCTTTGACGACGGAACCCTGGACCCCGGGTACCCACGCGACATCTCCGAGGGCTTCGAAGGCATCCCGAACAGCGTCGACGCGGCCTTCGCCCTCCCTGCGCACAGCTACCATGGCAATGAGAGAGTCTATTTCTTCAAGG ACAAGCACTACTGGTCCTACGACTTCGCCCACCAGCCCACGCAGGCCGACTGCGAGAAGTCCTCCCCCTCAGCCGTGTTCAACCACTACGCCTTCCTGAACCGCGACAGCTGGGAGGACGTCTTCCAGATCCTCTTCGGCAGCAGGATGA CCGGGGCGAGCCGCCCGCGATACATCAGCAAAGACTGGCGGGGGGTGCCCAGTCGGCTGGACGCTGCCATGGCCGGCAGGATCTACgtggcctcccagcagccccggaGAAGGAAGTCTCGCCGCCAGCGCAAGAGGTACAAGAGCCACCGGTCACTCCATCTGGGTTTCTGGAGCTGGCTGAAAAATGACTCTGACTCTGCGGGAGTGGAAAGCGACTGGCTGTCGGGCTCCCAGTGCGAGACCCTCCAGAGCGTCTACTTCTTTGTAGGAG acCAGTATTACCGCGTCAACCTGCGCACCAAGCGCGTGGACCTGGTGCAGCCCCGCTACCCGCGCTCCATCGCCCAGTACTGGCtgggctgcccgcagcccggggaggacaGCGTCTGA
- the SARM1 gene encoding NAD(+) hydrolase SARM1 isoform X1 gives MPMVLTVLLSLYDLGRFLAMAGAERLTVPECVSRAGSWAGGGSGEHREVSPGVNTDVRAALDRILPALHRAIACTKQAGSPTEVRKAIAEVFQLVEEAWGMPTLGRDVAKVLCDVIRLEGGLDLLLNLLYTAELETKCQAGKLLEQILVAENRDRIARIGLGVILNLAKERDVPQLAQSVAGILEHMFKHTEETCFQLISDGGLDAILYWCRWTDPIVLRHCAMALANCAMYGGQANQRLMIEKRTAEWLFPLVFSRDDELIRLHACLAITVLATNKEIEKEVERSGTLALVEPFIASLDPEQFACEMLGSSDNSQGRTADDLQRLVPLLDSSRLEAQCIAAFYLCTEAAIKTRQKKTKIFSEIGATQSLKRIVCYSTSSTTSSLAKKVLRTIGEEVPRRILPTIPNWKPCEVQTWLQQIGFNKYCQSFLDHQVDGDILLRLTEEELQEDLGMDSSITRKRFLRELTELKTFANYSTCDHSNLADWLGGIDPKFRQYTYNLLTCGINRNFLHRVTEQQLQEDCHINTGFHRVRILTAAREMLHSPIMLQTASDGTDVFISYRRSTGSQLASLLKVHLQLHGFSVFIDVEKLEAGKFEDKLVQSVLSARNFVLVLSPNALDKCMGDPECKDWVHKEIVTALNSGKNIVPVTDHFEWPDPETLPKDMRAVLKFNGIKWSHEYQEATIDKIIRFLQGRSSRDSSAGSENGLDCLPSLGQT, from the exons ATGCCGATGGTGCTCACCGTGCTCCTCTCGCTCTATGACCTGGGCCGGTTCCTGGCCATGGCGGGTGCGGAGAGGCTGACTGTGCCCGAGTGCGTGAGCCGGGCGGGCAGCTgggccggcggcggctccggggagCACCGGGAGGTTTCCCCCGGGGTCAACACCGACGTGCGGGCAGCCCTGGACCGGATCCTGCCCGCCCTGCACCGGGCCATCGCCTGCACCAAGCAGGCGGGCAGCCCCACCGAGGTGAGGAAGGCCATCGCTGAGGTCTTCCAGCTGGTGGAGGAAGCCTGGGGGATGCCCACGCTGGGGAGGGACGTGGCCAAAGTGCTGTGCGATGTGATCCGCCTGGAAGGGGGCCTGGACCTGCTGCTCAACCTGCTCTACACGGCGGAGCTGGAGACCAAGTGCCAGGCAGGAAAACTCCTGGAGCAGATCCTGGTGGCAGAAAACAG GGATCGGATCGCTCGGATCGGTCTGGGAGTGATTCTAAACTTAGCCAAGGAGCGAGATGTTCCCCAGCTGGCGCAGAGCGTCGCTGGTATCCTGGAACACATGTTCAAACACACCGAGGAGACCTGTTTCCAGCTCATCTCTGATGGAGGCCTGGATGCTATCCTCTACTGGTGCCGCTGGACGGACCCCATCGTGCTGCGGCACTGTGCCATGGCCTTGGCCAACTGTGCCATGTACGGAGGGCAGGCCAACCAGCGCCTGATGATCGAGAAGAGGACAGCGGAGTGGCTTTTCCCACTGGTGTTCTCAAGAGATGATGAACTAATCCGCCTGCATGCATGCCTGGCCATCACGGTGCTGGCCACCAACAAAGAAATCGAGAAGGAGGTGGAGCGCTCAGGGACGCTGGCTCTGGTGGAGCCGTTCATCGCCTCACTGGATCCAGAGCAGTTCGCCTGCGAGATGTTGGGCAGCAGCGACAATAGCCAGGGGAGGACGGCGGACGACCTGCAGCGGCTGGTGCCCTTGCTGGATAGCTCACGGCTGGAAGCACAGTGCATCGCTGCCTTCTACCTCTGCACGGAGGCTGCCATCAAAAccaggcagaagaaaacaaag ATTTTCAGCGAGATTGGGGCTACGCAGAGCCTGAAGAGGATAGTGTGCTActccaccagcagcacaaccTCCTCCCTGGCCAAGAAGGTGCTGCGCACAATAGGGGAGGAGGTTCCTCGGCGCATCCTGCCCACCATTCCCAACTGGAAGCCCTGCGAGGTGCAGACATGGCTGCAGCAGATCGGATTCAACAAATACTGCCAGAGCTTCCTG GACCACCAGGTGGATGGGGACATTCTCCTGAGGCTGAcagaggaggagctgcaggaggatttGGGCATGGACTCCAGCATCACTCGGAAAAG GTTTTTACGGGAGCTGACAGAGCTGAAGACCTTTGCGAACTATTCCACCTGCGACCACAGCAACCTGGCCGACTGGCTGGGCGGCATCGACCCCAAGTTTCGTCAGTACACGTACAACCTGCTGACGTGTGGCATCAACCGCAACTTCTTGCATCGGGTGacggagcagcagctgcaggaggactGCCACATCAACACGGGCTTCCACCGCGTCCGCATCCTCACCGCTGCGAGGG AAATGCTTCACTCCCCTATAATGCTGCAAACTGCATCCGATGGGACTGATGTGTTTATCAGCTACCGGAGGAGCACCGGGTCGCAGCTGGCCAG CCTGCTGAAGGTCCACCTGCAGCTGCACGGCTTCAGTGTGTTCATCGATGTGGAGAAGCTGGAGGCAGGGAAGTTTGAAGACAAGCTGGTCCAGAGCGTCTTGAGTGCTCGCAATTTTGTGCTGGTCCTCTCCCCAAACGCACTGGATAAATGCATGGGAGACCCCGAGTGCAAGGACTGGGTGCACAAG GAGATTGTGACAGCCCTGAACTCTGGAAAGAACATTGTACCTGTTACAGATCATTTTGAGTGGCCGGACCCAGAAACACTTCCCAAGGACATGAGGGCTGTTCTGAAATTTAATGGTATCAA GTGGTCCCACGAGTACCAGGAGGCCACAATCGACAAAATAATTCGCTTTCTCCAGGGCCGTTCCTCCCGGGACTCCTCGGCTGGGTCGGAGAATGGGCTGGACTGCTTGCCCTCCCTGGGGCAGACCTAG
- the SARM1 gene encoding NAD(+) hydrolase SARM1 isoform X2: MPMVLTVLLSLYDLGRFLAMAGAERLTVPECVSRAGSWAGGGSGEHREVSPGVNTDVRAALDRILPALHRAIACTKQAGSPTEVRKAIAEVFQLVEEAWGMPTLGRDVAKVLCDVIRLEGGLDLLLNLLYTAELETKCQAGKLLEQILVAENRDRIARIGLGVILNLAKERDVPQLAQSVAGILEHMFKHTEETCFQLISDGGLDAILYWCRWTDPIVLRHCAMALANCAMYGGQANQRLMIEKRTAEWLFPLVFSRDDELIRLHACLAITVLATNKEIEKEVERSGTLALVEPFIASLDPEQFACEMLGSSDNSQGRTADDLQRLVPLLDSSRLEAQCIAAFYLCTEAAIKTRQKKTKIFSEIGATQSLKRIVCYSTSSTTSSLAKKVLRTIGEEVPRRILPTIPNWKPCEVQTWLQQIGFNKYCQSFLDHQVDGDILLRLTEEELQEDLGMDSSITRKRFLRELTELKTFANYSTCDHSNLADWLGGIDPKFRQYTYNLLTCGINRNFLHRVTEQQLQEDCHINTGFHRVRILTAAREMLHSPIMLQTASDGTDVFISYRRSTGSQLASLLKVHLQLHGFSVFIDVEKLEAGKFEDKLVQSVLSARNFVLVLSPNALDKCMGDPECKDWVHKEIVTALNSGKNIVPVTDHFEWPDPETLPKDMRAVLKFNGINQELAYLSADQRFT, from the exons ATGCCGATGGTGCTCACCGTGCTCCTCTCGCTCTATGACCTGGGCCGGTTCCTGGCCATGGCGGGTGCGGAGAGGCTGACTGTGCCCGAGTGCGTGAGCCGGGCGGGCAGCTgggccggcggcggctccggggagCACCGGGAGGTTTCCCCCGGGGTCAACACCGACGTGCGGGCAGCCCTGGACCGGATCCTGCCCGCCCTGCACCGGGCCATCGCCTGCACCAAGCAGGCGGGCAGCCCCACCGAGGTGAGGAAGGCCATCGCTGAGGTCTTCCAGCTGGTGGAGGAAGCCTGGGGGATGCCCACGCTGGGGAGGGACGTGGCCAAAGTGCTGTGCGATGTGATCCGCCTGGAAGGGGGCCTGGACCTGCTGCTCAACCTGCTCTACACGGCGGAGCTGGAGACCAAGTGCCAGGCAGGAAAACTCCTGGAGCAGATCCTGGTGGCAGAAAACAG GGATCGGATCGCTCGGATCGGTCTGGGAGTGATTCTAAACTTAGCCAAGGAGCGAGATGTTCCCCAGCTGGCGCAGAGCGTCGCTGGTATCCTGGAACACATGTTCAAACACACCGAGGAGACCTGTTTCCAGCTCATCTCTGATGGAGGCCTGGATGCTATCCTCTACTGGTGCCGCTGGACGGACCCCATCGTGCTGCGGCACTGTGCCATGGCCTTGGCCAACTGTGCCATGTACGGAGGGCAGGCCAACCAGCGCCTGATGATCGAGAAGAGGACAGCGGAGTGGCTTTTCCCACTGGTGTTCTCAAGAGATGATGAACTAATCCGCCTGCATGCATGCCTGGCCATCACGGTGCTGGCCACCAACAAAGAAATCGAGAAGGAGGTGGAGCGCTCAGGGACGCTGGCTCTGGTGGAGCCGTTCATCGCCTCACTGGATCCAGAGCAGTTCGCCTGCGAGATGTTGGGCAGCAGCGACAATAGCCAGGGGAGGACGGCGGACGACCTGCAGCGGCTGGTGCCCTTGCTGGATAGCTCACGGCTGGAAGCACAGTGCATCGCTGCCTTCTACCTCTGCACGGAGGCTGCCATCAAAAccaggcagaagaaaacaaag ATTTTCAGCGAGATTGGGGCTACGCAGAGCCTGAAGAGGATAGTGTGCTActccaccagcagcacaaccTCCTCCCTGGCCAAGAAGGTGCTGCGCACAATAGGGGAGGAGGTTCCTCGGCGCATCCTGCCCACCATTCCCAACTGGAAGCCCTGCGAGGTGCAGACATGGCTGCAGCAGATCGGATTCAACAAATACTGCCAGAGCTTCCTG GACCACCAGGTGGATGGGGACATTCTCCTGAGGCTGAcagaggaggagctgcaggaggatttGGGCATGGACTCCAGCATCACTCGGAAAAG GTTTTTACGGGAGCTGACAGAGCTGAAGACCTTTGCGAACTATTCCACCTGCGACCACAGCAACCTGGCCGACTGGCTGGGCGGCATCGACCCCAAGTTTCGTCAGTACACGTACAACCTGCTGACGTGTGGCATCAACCGCAACTTCTTGCATCGGGTGacggagcagcagctgcaggaggactGCCACATCAACACGGGCTTCCACCGCGTCCGCATCCTCACCGCTGCGAGGG AAATGCTTCACTCCCCTATAATGCTGCAAACTGCATCCGATGGGACTGATGTGTTTATCAGCTACCGGAGGAGCACCGGGTCGCAGCTGGCCAG CCTGCTGAAGGTCCACCTGCAGCTGCACGGCTTCAGTGTGTTCATCGATGTGGAGAAGCTGGAGGCAGGGAAGTTTGAAGACAAGCTGGTCCAGAGCGTCTTGAGTGCTCGCAATTTTGTGCTGGTCCTCTCCCCAAACGCACTGGATAAATGCATGGGAGACCCCGAGTGCAAGGACTGGGTGCACAAG GAGATTGTGACAGCCCTGAACTCTGGAAAGAACATTGTACCTGTTACAGATCATTTTGAGTGGCCGGACCCAGAAACACTTCCCAAGGACATGAGGGCTGTTCTGAAATTTAATGGTATCAA CCAGGAGCTGGCCTATCTCTCTGCTGACCAACGCTTCACCTGA